The following DNA comes from Solanum stenotomum isolate F172 chromosome 11, ASM1918654v1, whole genome shotgun sequence.
CTTGGGGAAGAAACATGTCACTGAGTCATGGTAAGTTATTTCCCACAGCTACCTCTTGCAGTCCTTCCCAAAGAGGTGTACTGTGATTACTAGTATTTTACCCTTTGACAATCTATTGATCCTTGCCTTTCTTTCACATGACATTGTGACAAATGAGCTTCCTCTCTTATGCATTCTACTTCATATAAGTTGGGGTCCCAGATGATCCAGATCCTACCATTGATAGCCTTGTGATAGTTACCTTCCATCTTCCAATTTGGAGCAATACTTTGTCATATACTTCTAGTATAAGTTCCTTGACTTTTGTTTCGACTAATCCAGCAAGTTTGAACTTAGATATATGTAGCTTTTTCGTAAACTTCTTTATAGACTTATAGTAGGGTGGGAATGACAGTTGTTGTACAAAAACAATTTTGCTGATATGGAGCCACTATAAAGTGTTTATACTTCTAATACTAATGTTTGCTTTGAACTTAGATATATGTAGCTTTTTTGTGAACTTCTTTATAGACTTATAGTAGGGTGGGAATGACACTTGTTGTACAAAAACAGTTTTGCTGATATGGAGCCACTATAAAGTGTTTATGAAAGTGGCTTATTTTCGTATCTATTGGTTGAGTTGGCTTAAATTGCTGGTTTTCTATGGTTTGAGCTTATTGTGGAAATCTCTGGTTGTAGCTGGTTTCAGATTTTGAATTGATTTGAATATTTGATGTTGTCTTTAGCGGCTAGTCAGTCTTATATAAaggttttattttgtttatctGTGACTAAGtgttacataaaaaaaataataaaaaatgactgGGAGATTGATGGAATGGTGGAGTTTTTGGGCTTGATTGGTGGATTCCCAGGTACTACTCTAGAGCCAGACAGATTAGCATGGAGACATCACAAAGATGGGGTATTTTCTGTGAATAGATTACTGGGGACTTAAAAGAAGTGCAGGAAGATCCATTGGACGTTGGAACACAATATGGAAAAGTGTGGCTCCTGCCAAGGTGAAGTGCTTCACTTGGTTGGTTGCTAAGAAAAAATGTTTGACTCATGAGGCAATGCAAAAGAGGCGCATCAACATAGTATCCAGATGCCTCCTTTGTAAAGAAGCTCTGGAGACTAACAAGCACTTATTCATGCACTGTAAGGTAACTGCTCAGGTGTGGGCTCTGTTTACAAGCATAGCCAATGAATATTGGACTATGCCTGAACACACCTCTGACCTTCTTAGTTGCTGGATCAAAAGGGGAGGCAACAAAAGTTAGAAAAGATGGCGGAGAACAGTTCCAACATGTATCTGGTGGATTATATGGAAAGAAATTAATCAAAGAATTTTTGAAGGAAAGGAGTGTACAATACAGAAGATCAAATGGAAAGTAATTACTACTTTaggtttttggtgtaaagaacaGGATATAGAAGGGGAGTTCCAATTAGTGGACTTCATAGGTTCTCTGTAAGTATTtctttttagtcttttcccttTCTTGTAACAGTTTTTTGGAGGTGGCCAGCATAgcccttaatgctgaggaatacaaaAAGTTaacagtttcaaaaaaaaaaaaaagtgttacaTAAAAGTCCGACGCTATCTCTTCTTTAAGTTCAGTCTTTGTTGGTGCTGAGTACACGTGTTCTTTTGTACTAACCTTTGCTTTCTACACCTCTGTTGTGCAGGTTCTGAGACCGGTTCTAGCAGTAGGTGATCCTCTCTTTTGAGTTGGCAATTTTTCGAAGTTCCTGGATGTAATTGCTTGGTTGTTCCACAACATCCGGACGTCTCTTATCTTATTTGTTTTCTGTCATTATCCGTTGGACAGTTGTATAAATTTCGGATTCTTACTCATGTTGCCATAGATGCTTTGCACTCATGTCACTGGATTTTTGGTGTTGTAACTGTATTCTTTTGAATTTCTGGGTTGATTTATGGAAGTATGTCTTTAAGGCTTTGTTTCTGCTACTGATCTACTTTTATCCCGTGTTTGCTTACCTATCACCATAGGCTATCAGTGGGTTAGAATAGGTGCGATCATGACCTTGTTTTTTAGTTTGTTAGAGTTCTGTTCATGCTGATTATAATTTCTCATACTATACAATCGTGCGAATGACGCGATGGAATCATGTTCCCTGTATAAATGTTGTTGCAAGGCTAGAATAATGATCTTCTCCTGAGTCAATCAGCATGACAAGTGCCAATTCCTCCCACGACTTTGTCAGCTTACCATAATAATGAACTATGGTCATACCCTTCTGCGTAGATCCGGCCAATTCAGCCTTCAATTGATGCATCTGGGGACAGTATTAACATTGAAGTGGAGGTGTtccactttttcattttctaatttAAATGGAGTCTTTAATAATCCcatctatttttctttctcaaaatcaaTTGATTCTTTGTCCAATTGAAACATCTTCTCTACAATTTTACCCTTGAGTGAACATCAATCTCACTTCTCTTCGACTTGCCTAGAGCCAAGAGCTTCCCCTCTTTCTCCTAAGCGAGCGAGAATTAGTTGCTCCACTTTGTAGAGAGATATAGGTAGGTGATCTACTCCTTCCGTTGAATTCGAGGCCAATTTTACCTTTGGCGGAGGGGGAAAATTCAAATCCATAGACGCCTAAGCAGTCAGGTCATCTTGTTGATATTGATTGACATCTTCATTCTTTTAGGGCTCATATCTTTGTTGGAATAGTAGTTCAACTTGCAGGTATTATTAGAATGAAATGTCAATGCAAATTGTTTGTTCTTGAGGAAATCATTATCAATATATTGAATCGTTTGCCTCTAAAATCTCTAGCAAAGTTTGAATGCATATCAAAGAACTGGCAAAAAATCATTGCTGAAATTTACCGTTGTCGTCTACGGTGGCCTGAGCCCTATCATTTTGGTTTCTTTTGTGTAGAGCAACGTTCCCAAAGTCGTTTCTTCTTCTCGTCGAAGGAATCACCACTTTTAATCGGTGCTATTTTGGATAAATCAATCAATTTCATGGCGAGAGAGTGTATATTGTTTCTTCATCCAATGGTTTTCTCCTCTGCAATAAGCTTAGAAGCAGGCAGAGGgtttattatgtttataaacCTGCCACAAGGCAGCGTTTGGATCTCCCTAAAACTCAAATTCGTATGAAAGATCCATATGTTGGATTTACTTGTAAGGTAGATGAGGATGACTCTGTCTCGTTTACTATAGTTCGTTATGCAACACCTCCGAGTACTTTGCATGCGTTCCAGTACGATTTAACAATTGAGTTTCTCTTCAGAGGCTAATGTGTGGACTGCTAATAAACAAATTCTGGATGTACCTTTGCAATTGTACTCTTCCAGGGATAAGATTTCCTCATCCTCGGCTGGTGTAGTTGATGGAGTATTCTTTTGGCTTGATAATAATGGACAACGGATGACTGTTTTTGATAGTGTAGAAAAGAATTTTTGGGCTTTGGAATTACCTGAATGGAGGACAACGATCTATCCCAATAGTTGTTGTCTTGGTTTTTCAGGTGGGGAACTCTGTTTTGCTTGTAATTGTTTGACCACCATCACTTGTTGGTGACTCAGCCATTTTCCTAGTCGAGATAATGCAGTATGGGTTTGGAAGTATGTTGTAGATGTTACTTATGTATTTAAGAAATGTTCAGAGGATTTTGGACTTGGAGGAGGCAGTAATCTTGGTATGGAGGTTCGGAACATGGTTTTTCATCCTGCTCTTCCGCACATCTTGTATTTGCAAATAAGAGGAAAAGTTATTTCTTGTGATGTGTTCACGCGTACTGCAGAACTTGTATATGATTTTGGAGAAGCTTGGCGAAAGACCCAAGAATACAAATTGTTTTCCTAATGGCCGCGGCTCCTGTAGACTATCAACAGGTATTACATATTTGTACTTCTTCTAATACTAGCATTTACTTGTTTACATATTTACTCTGAACTTAGATATACATATAACTTTTTGTGAACTTTTTAGACTTATAGTAGGGAGGGAATGACCCTTGTTGTACAAAAGCAGTTTCGCTGATATCAAGCCTATTGGCAGGCCTATTTCTCTTACATTGAAATGTCTTATATGTTTACCATGTTCATTTCATTAGTTTTGTCCCCATAGGACTAGTTTCTATTACGAAGAGTTTGATATTACTTTTGAGATGTGAAAGCAAATGCCTTGTGATATTACCTTTACCGCATTCATATTTTTTGATTCTTTTGTTTGCACATTTCTCCTTTCCCTTACATGAAAATGGATGAAAGAAGTTCCGCTGATATCCAAAAGCCTCTTCCTCGTACATCGAATGTCTTACATGTTTAGCGCATTCCCTTAAATATCCTTTAGGGTAGGTGAACAACAACAATGTCCTGAAAGCTAATGCCTTGTGGAGGAGGCAGCACAGCCTTTATTTCTGCATTTCTGTAGTAAAATTAGTTCAAAAGTTCACAAGGCTTCAGTGAAATCCTTACCAATGCCCTAATATTCTGAAACAGTTGAGACGAGAAACTGGAAGACCAAGTGAAGATTTAGGAAAGATAAGTTTGGATGGTGAAGTACCAGTGGTAGATCAAGACACTCTAATATATGTAGAGGATATTGGAGAGGCTAAGCACATATATATAGTGATTTTGTCATGATAAGTCAAGCTTACAACCAATACAACTAATATCCCCTTGACCCTTATAGTAGGGAGGGAATGACCCTTGTTGTACAAAAGAATTTCCGTTAATATCGAGAAAGTGGCTCATTTTTATCTCTGTTGGTTGAGTTGGCTTAAATAGCTGGTGTTCTATGGTTTGAGCTTATTGTGGAGATCTCTGATAGCTGGTTTAAGATATTGCTTTTAAACTTGATTGGATGTCATCTTTAGCATCACTTCTTCAAGGGTCAGTCGTTGCTGCTGCTGAGTACACATGTTCTTTTGTACTCACCCTTGTTTTCTACACCTTTGTTGTGCAGGTTCTGAGTCCAGTACTAGCGGTAGGTGATCATAGCTTTGAGTTGGCAATATATTGAAGTTCCTGGCCTGTAGTTGCTTGGCTGTTCCACATAGGGgtgcgcatcggtcggttcggttcggttttaggtgttattggttcggtttatcggttttcggtttgtaaatacttcaaaccgataaccaaaccaataacatatttcttatcggtttttggttaatcggtttatggtacttaacggttcgNAAGTGAAGATTTAGGAAAGATAAGTTTGGATGGTGAAGTACCAGTGGTAGATCAAAACACTCTAATATATGTACCAGTGGTCATCTTTAGCATCACTTCTTCAAGGGTCAGTCGTTGCTGCTGCTGAGTACACATGTTCTTTTGTACTCACCCTTGTTTTCTACACCTTTGTTGTGCAGGTTCTGAGTCCAGTACTAGCGGTAGGTGATCCTAGCTTTGAGTTGGCAATATATTGAAGTTCCTGGCCTGTGGTTGCTTGGCTGTTCCACAGCTTCTGGACGTCTCCATCTTGTTTATTTGCTGTCATTATCCTTCGGACAGTTGTATTAATTTCGTATTCTTACTCATGCCACCGGATTTTTCGGGttgaatttgttttcttttgaatttctGTGTTGATTTATGGAAGTATGACTTTAAGACCTTACTTCCGCTACTTATCTGCTTTTATTCCAGTGTTTTCTTACCTATCGCTGATAGGCTATCGATGGGTTAGGACAGGTGCCAGCATGTCCTTGTTTTTTTGGGTAGTGACAGTTCTGTTCATGCTACCGTGCAACTGACACAAATCACTGGATTTGAGTTCATACATTGGAGGATGGTTTTCATCCAAAACACTGGATTTGAGTTCATACGTAGGAGGATGGTTTTCatccaaaatatttattgtttccTATGCAGGAGGATGATATATTATTCACTCGAAACAAATCATGTTTGCAGGCAGCATGTCGAGTTTTGAAATGTGAACTTCGAAGAATCTCTTCAATCAGCTCAAATCTTCCACTAAACAactcaaattttatatatgagCTCTTCTTATCTTGATTCTTTTGACATATGAAACTATTCATGTTTGCCCTATTTGAGCTTCAAAGATTTTCAATGGACAATGAACAAAGggttattttgtttaatttactaaaaaatatTCCATTATATCAGTATATTGAACTCTTTTTTGCATCGAATGGTTGGACAACCATCACTGTTTTGGTGCTCAGCAATTTTCCTAGTCAAGATGCAGTATGAGTTGGTAAGTATGCTATAGATGTTGCTACTGTAGTTCAGAAAGTACACAAGTTTTATATTGCTGCCTTTACACCAGTATCGAAAGCTGTGGTTGAGAAGtaaaacaaagaaattgaaacggagggataCTAAATACGAACAACGTAAATGCTGAACTAGAGGTCTTGTTGCAAGGATCAAGGCTCGAACACTGTCATGGCTTCACTCCCTTGACATATCTCTAGATGCACAGGAAGTCATTAACATGTTAGTCGATGACAACCTTGCTAGTGATTTCAAAGGCAGACGATTCAGTATATTGATTACGATTTCCTCACAAATAAACAATTTTCATTGACGACGTTTCATTCTAATGTTACTTGCAAGTTGCAACTACTATTCCAACAAATGAAAATAGTTGCAACTCTGAAGCTGAggattattttatatttgtctaTTAAATGTTAATTATTGTTGGGCTATTTATTGCTAATTATAACTATCAGTTGTATATACGTGTCATTTCCTCAATGAAATTTGAGTAAAGCAACAAAATGACCCTTCGTTCATTGTTATAACCAAAAATGGCCCAGCTTTGGTCCAGTATGGGCCTGATATAACCGCGTTGCCCCTTATTTTTCTCCTTGTTTGAgttcatatctaaaatttgaattgtttaGAGGAAGATTTCGTAGGAAATCAactcaacatatatatttttccaaAGAAAAGGGGTGTGGGATGGACAAAATAGAGGTTCACCTACGTAGTCGTGAATAACAATGAACAGGAAAAAATTAGAAACAATGTTGAAGAATACCAATCTATAGGTTTCAAATAAGCCATCACAACTAGAATTGTTGTATTTTGGCTCCTAAAGAAAGTAATTTCACTAACTATGAAATATAGTTATAGAGAACATGATTCCATCGCGCCAGCCACACAGATATACTGTGAGAAATCATAATCAACATGAAAAAGGACGCGAACAAGAAGACAGTTCCTATTTCTTCTGCATCTGTACTTGTTCAAACAATCTGCCAACATGTTCCGTTCCCCGTAATAAAGCATTCCTGATTACAAGAACCTGCAATCACGAATGATAGTAGCATAACATAAGTTGTCATCGACTAACATGTTAATGACTTCCTATGCATCTAGAAAATATGTCAAGGGGAGTGAAGTCATGGATGTGCGCGAGCCTGAATCCTTACAACGAGACCTCTAGTTCAACAATGATGTTGTTCGTAATTGGTAAGTGTTTGGATAGTCTCATCACAACAGAAACTAGTCCTTTAGAGACAAAACAATTGAGAAGAATGTGGTAAACATGTAAGAGGAAGAGACATGTCATGATAAGGCACGATATCAACGCAACTTCTTTTGTACAACAAGGTTCATGCCTTTCCTACTATAAGTCTAAAAGGAAGTTATCCATATCTAAGTTCAAAGTAAATAAGCAAGAACACGGTTCGTAGGACGTTTTTGCTTCGTATCACCGCAGTAATAACATGTTGGAAACTATGGAAAGCCAGATGCTGAAAGAAGTATGGTAAGAATCTATCTCTACATACAGAATATGCGAAAAAATCAGGCCAACCAAGGCAGAACAGGAGCTGGTGATGTAGTTAGGAACAAAAATGGACAAATGCTGATGGAATTACTCAGAGAAACAAGCTGCACCACATGGAATTATTTGGTGTtgtcaataaaatttcaagaaactcatgattgaaCTACATTCATTATTCGTGGAAAATATGATTCTGTGAAACTgcagaaacttcaagaaactatCTCACAAATTCAAGCTCAtagcaaacaacaacaacatactcagtgaAATCCAGATACAAAGAAGAAGGAAACAATGAAGCGAATATAGTAAGTCACAAGGAAACAGTGCAAAGTCTACCAGAAGGGagcaacaacaaaatagtgcgataattgaaacaaaataaacaacatACAAGTACAATGGAAAACAGTGCAAACCCTGCATCAcgaatgaaaaaatttaaacaagtataaATATGTAATACCTGTTGATGGTCTACTTGAGACGCGGCCATTGAGGCCATTCATAGGAAAACAGTTTGTAATGTTTTGTCTTCCGCCCAGCTTCTCCAAAATCATAGACAAGTTCTACAGTACTCGTTTTCACGTCATAAGAGATAACCTTGCCATTTATTTGCAAGTACAAAATGTCCGGAAAAACAGGATGAAAAACTATGTTCTGAACATTCCCTCCTCCAAGCCCAAAATCCTCTCCACATTTCTGAATTATAGTAACAACATCTACATTATACTTCCAAACCCATTCTGCATCTCGACTAGGAAAATTGTTGAGTCTCCAACAAGGGATGATCCAACCTTTCGATGCAAAACAGAGTTCTCCACCTGATAAACCAAGAAAATGAAAACCTGGATAGATCATACACCCTGGTTGAGGATATGTCAAACCCCAAAAACACTTTTTTACACTATCATAAACAGTCATCCCTTGTCCAAAATTATCAATCCAACAGAATACTCCATTGATTACACAACGCGATGATAAGTAATTCTCATCCCTACTAGGCTGCAATGGATAAAGTAAATCATGAATGGCATCAGTAGCAATCCACACATTAGTCTCCGAAGAATAACTTTCAATTGTTATACTAGACTGATAGCGTTTCCTAATTACATAACGAACTATAGTAAACGAGACAATGCAATGATCTTCATCTACTTTACAAGTAAATCCAACATAAGGATCATTCATACGAATTCGAGTTTTAGGGACATCCAAACGCTGCCTTGTGGCAGGATTATAAACATAATAAACCCTATGCCTACTTCTAAGCCTATTGCATAGTACAAAACCATTGGAAGAAGCAACAATATATACTCTCTCACCGATGAAATCGATTGATTTGTCCAAATTAGTACCAATTAATAGTGGCGATTCTTTCGACGTGAAGAAGAAACGACTTCGCAATCGTTTCTCTACGCAAAAGAAACCGATTAAGTAAGGTTCAGGAAAACCGAGACGACATCGATAAATTTCAGCAATGCACTTTTGCCAATTATAGGATATACATTTAAACCTAGTTAGCGATTTCAAAGGCAAACGATTCAGTATGTTGATTATGATTTCCTCATGAATAAACAAATTGCATTGACGAAGATGTTTCATtataatatgttttttattgTAATGAAATTAGTTGAGATGTATACAAACCCTAAAATAAGGTTTATGTGAAGggataagtattgtgttttatttaGGTTTTGTGTTTGGGGCTAATTGGAATATTATGGGCCCTAATATTCCATAATCTTATTATAACTAATAATTGAATAGCATAAGGTAAATGAATAAATGAGAAaccttttgagttttgagtaaGGAATTAAATCTGGCCAGTCATATTTTTACCTTTAATAATGTACGATTAAATATGAGGAGTATTTAATAAATCAATTAGTCgctatgaaatatatatattatatttaaaagcATTTTGTATTTATGTAATGTAATGCATgaactatataatatatgacTGGGCATAAAtgttaaaataacttaaatctGCATTAGTTATTAGCTTATAAATTTTCCTCCCCAAATTCCACTCCTCTCCTTCAAAAATTGAACAGATCGATAAATTGAAtcgaaaaaaaaactattg
Coding sequences within:
- the LOC125844561 gene encoding F-box protein At3g26010-like, producing the protein MKHLRQCNLFIHEEIIINILNRLPLKSLTRFKCISYNWQKCIAEIYRCRLGFPEPYLIGFFCVEKRLRSRFFFTSKESPLLIGTNLDKSIDFIGERVYIVASSNGFVLCNRLRSRHRVYYVYNPATRQRLDVPKTRIRMNDPYVGFTCKVDEDHCIVSFTIVRYVIRKRYQSSITIESYSSETNVWIATDAIHDLLYPLQPSRDENYLSSRCVINGVFCWIDNFGQGMTVYDSVKKCFWGLTYPQPGCMIYPGFHFLGLSGGELCFASKGWIIPCWRLNNFPSRDAEWVWKYNVDVVTIIQKCGEDFGLGGGNVQNIVFHPVFPDILYLQINGKVISYDVKTSTVELVYDFGEAGRKTKHYKLFSYEWPQWPRLK